A section of the Acidobacteriota bacterium genome encodes:
- a CDS encoding M28 family peptidase yields MKRVRIAFPCDLLSSLWLCVALLVLNTAACSKASPSAPEASANPAVSAAPEPAAASVDTAAPESGPAPQIDSKRTFQYIKDIVAFGTRPMGSENHKKVENYITSHLKGDQVEDDAFTAETVEGKFPVRSIIAKYPGTKDGIIVILGHYDTNYPLRNTGFVGANDGGSSAAILIEYANHLRGKKRDGYSVWLVWTDGEEAVRQWSDTDSLYGTRHLAEQWEKDGTLKKIKALLVMDMIGDADLNILRDTNSTPWLLDLMYAAAERGGAQSHFYGLSGAVEDDHMPFVKRGVPSLDVIDLEYGYDNVFHHTPQDTLDKLSPRSLEIVGNATLEALRLIDRR; encoded by the coding sequence ATGAAACGTGTTCGAATCGCTTTCCCCTGTGATCTCCTATCCTCCTTGTGGTTATGCGTTGCGCTGCTGGTACTCAACACCGCTGCATGCAGCAAAGCATCTCCCTCGGCGCCGGAAGCAAGTGCGAATCCCGCCGTGAGTGCAGCGCCTGAACCGGCCGCTGCCTCCGTCGATACCGCCGCACCGGAATCCGGCCCCGCACCGCAGATCGACTCCAAACGCACGTTTCAGTACATCAAAGACATCGTCGCCTTCGGAACGCGGCCTATGGGCAGCGAGAACCATAAGAAGGTTGAGAACTACATCACATCGCATCTGAAAGGCGATCAGGTCGAGGACGACGCTTTTACTGCTGAGACCGTGGAAGGGAAGTTCCCGGTGCGAAGCATCATCGCGAAATATCCGGGGACGAAAGATGGCATCATCGTGATCCTCGGCCACTATGACACCAACTATCCTCTACGCAATACGGGGTTCGTTGGCGCGAACGATGGCGGCTCGTCGGCTGCGATTCTGATCGAGTATGCGAACCATCTGCGCGGGAAGAAGCGCGATGGCTACAGCGTCTGGCTGGTCTGGACCGATGGAGAAGAAGCGGTGCGGCAGTGGTCGGACACCGATAGTCTTTACGGCACGCGTCATCTGGCCGAGCAGTGGGAGAAAGACGGCACGCTGAAGAAAATCAAAGCGCTGCTCGTCATGGACATGATCGGGGACGCCGATCTGAATATTCTGCGCGACACCAATTCCACTCCATGGCTGCTCGATTTGATGTATGCGGCTGCTGAACGTGGCGGAGCACAGTCTCACTTTTACGGTCTCTCCGGCGCGGTGGAAGATGACCACATGCCGTTCGTGAAGCGCGGCGTGCCCAGCCTCGACGTGATCGACTTGGAATACGGCTACGACAACGTCTTCCACCACACGCCGCAGGATACGCTCGATAAACTGAGCCCACGCAGCCTGGAAATCGTCGGCAATGCCACGCTGGAAGCCCTGCGGTTGATCGACCGCCGCTAA